From Thiomicrospira sp. XS5, one genomic window encodes:
- the rnhB gene encoding ribonuclease HII, which translates to MKHQGELDLFGAGPFAEKGYVVGVDEVGRGPLIGDVVAAAVILPENCLLPLKDSKALSDTKREQLTEQIKAQALGFCIAHATPQEIDELNILHATMLAMKRAVDGLTLPIEKVLVDGNRCPNISYPCEAIVKGDGKIPEISAASILAKVHRDEQMMALHKCYPQYGFDSHKGYPTKLHLEKIAEYGLIDGYRHSFKPVRKIRDAVS; encoded by the coding sequence ATGAAGCATCAAGGCGAATTGGATTTGTTCGGTGCAGGCCCCTTTGCTGAAAAAGGCTATGTGGTCGGCGTGGATGAAGTTGGACGAGGGCCCTTAATTGGAGATGTGGTTGCAGCGGCGGTTATTTTGCCAGAAAACTGCTTATTGCCCCTGAAAGATTCCAAGGCGCTGTCCGATACCAAGCGTGAGCAGTTAACAGAGCAAATCAAAGCGCAGGCGTTAGGTTTTTGTATTGCGCATGCCACACCGCAAGAGATTGATGAATTGAATATTCTGCATGCCACCATGCTGGCAATGAAGCGTGCTGTGGATGGCTTGACCTTGCCGATTGAAAAGGTCTTGGTTGATGGAAACCGCTGTCCGAATATTTCATATCCGTGTGAAGCCATTGTGAAAGGGGATGGCAAGATACCGGAAATCAGCGCCGCGTCAATTTTGGCAAAAGTGCATCGAGACGAACAAATGATGGCCTTGCACAAATGTTATCCGCAATACGGCTTTGATAGTCATAAAGGTTACCCGACCAAGTTGCACTTGGAAAAGATCGCCGAGTACGGTTTGATTGATGGGTATCGACACTCTTTTAAACCGGTTCGAAAAATACGGGATGCGGTTAGCTAA
- the lpxB gene encoding lipid-A-disaccharide synthase — MNATPWERLLISSNNPVVALSDSPEFTGVSSDSPVFALVAGEASGDTLGAELILSLKKRFPTARFLGIGGPKMLAEGMESWYPMERLSVMGLFEVLKVLPGLLKLRKELIQRLLDVQPTAFIGVDAPDFNFRVEAAMKAAKIPAIHYVGPSVWAWREKRLLKIKRWVDGVLVLFPFELPLYEKYGIPAKFVGHPLANQVPETPNRTAARKALGLPEAVPVTGLLPGSRSSEINLLIDVYVQAAVILHGMYPQMKFVIPCVNDKAKQRIQQSLNDFGQGLDVRLIDQQAQLAMAASDQLIVTSGTATLEAALMKRPLVLAIKLHPITHWIMRRLATTQWIGLPNVLAQKTIVPEFIQDEATPQQIALGLAKLISDQTMRDAQLTEFSAQYHQLKQNASELAADAIVEWAGLEAE, encoded by the coding sequence ATGAACGCGACACCCTGGGAACGCTTGTTAATTTCCTCAAACAATCCAGTCGTGGCATTGTCCGATAGCCCCGAATTCACAGGCGTGTCGTCGGATTCTCCTGTCTTTGCCTTGGTTGCCGGTGAAGCCTCCGGCGATACTTTAGGCGCCGAATTAATCCTTTCTCTTAAAAAACGTTTCCCGACGGCTCGTTTTCTCGGTATCGGCGGTCCAAAGATGCTGGCAGAAGGCATGGAAAGCTGGTATCCAATGGAACGTTTATCCGTCATGGGCTTGTTTGAAGTTCTTAAGGTTTTACCAGGCCTGCTCAAGTTACGTAAAGAATTGATCCAGCGTTTGTTGGATGTTCAGCCAACCGCGTTTATCGGAGTTGATGCGCCGGACTTTAATTTTCGAGTTGAAGCGGCGATGAAGGCCGCTAAAATTCCAGCCATTCACTATGTTGGCCCGTCTGTCTGGGCGTGGCGAGAAAAACGTTTATTAAAAATTAAACGCTGGGTGGATGGTGTTTTGGTGTTGTTTCCGTTCGAGTTGCCGTTGTATGAGAAATACGGTATTCCGGCGAAATTTGTCGGCCACCCTTTGGCCAACCAGGTGCCTGAGACACCGAACCGTACGGCGGCTCGAAAAGCGCTGGGGTTGCCGGAAGCGGTTCCGGTCACCGGTTTGCTTCCTGGTTCCCGTAGCAGTGAAATTAACCTTCTGATCGATGTTTATGTCCAGGCGGCAGTGATTTTACACGGCATGTACCCTCAGATGAAATTCGTTATCCCGTGTGTAAATGATAAAGCAAAGCAGCGTATACAACAGTCACTGAATGATTTTGGTCAGGGGTTGGATGTGCGATTGATTGATCAGCAAGCACAGTTGGCCATGGCTGCATCAGATCAGTTGATTGTGACCTCTGGAACGGCGACTTTGGAAGCCGCCTTGATGAAGCGCCCGCTGGTTTTGGCGATTAAGTTGCACCCGATTACGCACTGGATTATGCGTCGTTTGGCAACGACGCAGTGGATTGGGTTGCCTAATGTTTTAGCGCAAAAGACCATTGTGCCGGAGTTTATACAAGATGAAGCCACGCCCCAACAGATCGCGTTAGGGCTGGCCAAATTGATTTCCGATCAAACCATGCGAGACGCTCAGTTGACGGAGTTTAGTGCGCAATATCATCAATTAAAACAAAACGCGTCAGAGCTGGCGGCCGATGCCATCGTAGAATGGGCCGGCTTGGAGGCGGAATGA
- the lpxA gene encoding acyl-ACP--UDP-N-acetylglucosamine O-acyltransferase — protein MIHSTAIVDSQAKIAADVEIGPYSIIEGPVSIDEGTVVGPHVVISGPTTIGKNNRFYQFCSIGAAPQDKKYVDEPTTLVIGDNNTFRENVTVNRGTVQDRGETTIGNDNWIMAGVHIAHDCVVGNHAIFANASALAGHVIVNDWAILGGYTLVHQFCNIGEHSFCGMGSVINQDVPNFVTVSGNLAGPRGLNVEGLKRRGFDREQINLVKKAYRALYRTGYRLEEAIYEIDAMNDERDTLGTLVNFLKQSSRGIVR, from the coding sequence GTGATACATTCAACGGCAATTGTTGATTCTCAGGCGAAGATCGCGGCGGATGTCGAAATTGGTCCCTATTCCATTATTGAAGGACCGGTGTCGATTGACGAAGGAACGGTTGTTGGGCCGCATGTCGTCATTTCGGGACCAACCACGATTGGTAAAAACAATCGCTTCTATCAGTTTTGCTCCATTGGTGCCGCTCCTCAGGATAAGAAGTACGTAGACGAGCCGACTACACTGGTCATCGGGGATAACAATACTTTTCGTGAAAATGTCACAGTTAATCGTGGCACGGTACAGGATCGCGGTGAAACCACGATTGGCAATGATAACTGGATTATGGCCGGGGTGCATATTGCGCATGATTGTGTGGTCGGGAATCATGCGATTTTTGCCAACGCTTCGGCTCTGGCCGGTCATGTGATTGTGAATGATTGGGCCATTTTAGGGGGGTATACCCTGGTCCACCAGTTCTGCAACATTGGAGAACATTCCTTTTGCGGTATGGGCAGCGTCATCAACCAGGACGTACCCAATTTTGTCACGGTTTCCGGGAATCTGGCCGGTCCGCGCGGCCTGAATGTCGAAGGTTTGAAGCGACGAGGGTTTGATCGCGAGCAAATCAACTTAGTGAAAAAAGCTTATCGGGCGCTTTATCGCACCGGCTATCGTTTGGAAGAAGCGATTTACGAAATTGATGCGATGAACGATGAACGCGACACCCTGGGAACGCTTGTTAATTTCCTCAAACAATCCAGTCGTGGCATTGTCCGATAG
- the fabZ gene encoding 3-hydroxyacyl-ACP dehydratase FabZ, whose amino-acid sequence MLIDIKEIFEYLPHRYPFLLVDRVTEFNAGESLKAYKNVTYNEPQFTGHFPDNPIMPGVMIIEAMAQCTGILAFKTQEVKPDGTSMYYLAAVDNCRFRKPAVPGDRLEFEVKTINNKKGIWKFQCTTSVDGKMIASCDMMCAERRV is encoded by the coding sequence ATGCTAATCGATATAAAAGAAATTTTTGAATATCTGCCGCACCGTTATCCTTTTTTGCTGGTGGATCGCGTTACTGAATTCAACGCGGGTGAGTCTTTAAAAGCCTATAAGAATGTAACTTATAACGAGCCTCAATTTACCGGCCACTTTCCGGATAACCCCATTATGCCCGGCGTTATGATTATCGAAGCCATGGCGCAGTGTACCGGAATTCTGGCCTTTAAGACTCAAGAAGTGAAGCCAGATGGCACTTCCATGTACTACTTGGCGGCTGTGGATAATTGCCGTTTCAGAAAGCCGGCGGTGCCGGGGGATCGTTTGGAGTTTGAAGTTAAAACGATCAATAACAAAAAAGGAATTTGGAAATTTCAGTGTACGACCAGCGTCGACGGGAAGATGATTGCTTCCTGTGACATGATGTGCGCGGAACGCAGAGTTTAA
- the lpxD gene encoding UDP-3-O-(3-hydroxymyristoyl)glucosamine N-acyltransferase, protein MKLQAILDHLAKQGVDVEFLGDSSHSIDQVSGLLEAEPSHISFLSDNKRITELEASLAGAIILKPEHRDMTSANRLLVKNPYYVYALTAQLLNPQKSAPGIHESAVIDASATIGQSVFIGPNVVIGPNAIIGDDVYIGAGTVIGADTIINHRGYLAPNVTIMHDCVIGEDVRLESGCVIGGEGFGFANEKGEWRHIPQIGRVVIGDRVYIGNNTTINRGTINDTVIESNCIIDCLVQIAHNVKVGYGTVIVSQVGIAGSTEIGKYCVLAGQTGVAGHVTIADKTHLGAKSGVTGYIKQAGSYSGFPAVPTSEWQKTMVRMKGLNKMAQKVKRLESELEEIKSQLENN, encoded by the coding sequence TTGAAGCTTCAAGCGATTTTAGATCATCTAGCGAAACAAGGTGTTGACGTTGAGTTTTTAGGTGATTCATCCCATTCAATAGACCAGGTTTCAGGGTTACTTGAAGCCGAGCCGTCTCATATCAGTTTTCTTTCCGACAATAAGCGTATAACAGAGTTGGAAGCCAGTCTGGCCGGGGCCATTATCCTGAAACCCGAGCACCGGGATATGACGTCCGCTAATCGTTTATTGGTCAAAAACCCTTATTATGTGTATGCGTTAACGGCGCAGTTATTAAACCCGCAAAAGTCGGCGCCAGGGATTCATGAGTCGGCGGTGATTGATGCAAGTGCAACCATCGGCCAATCGGTTTTCATTGGCCCTAATGTGGTTATTGGGCCTAATGCCATTATTGGGGATGACGTTTATATTGGCGCTGGGACGGTCATTGGAGCGGATACGATCATCAACCATCGCGGCTATTTAGCACCAAATGTGACGATTATGCACGACTGTGTTATTGGTGAAGATGTACGCCTTGAATCGGGGTGCGTGATTGGAGGCGAAGGCTTTGGGTTCGCGAATGAAAAAGGTGAATGGCGCCATATTCCCCAGATTGGACGGGTGGTGATTGGTGATCGCGTTTATATCGGTAATAATACCACGATTAACCGAGGGACAATAAATGATACAGTGATCGAATCTAACTGTATAATTGATTGTTTGGTGCAAATTGCTCATAACGTAAAGGTTGGCTACGGTACAGTGATTGTCAGTCAGGTTGGTATTGCTGGTAGTACCGAAATTGGCAAATACTGTGTGCTGGCAGGGCAAACGGGGGTTGCTGGGCATGTCACGATTGCTGATAAAACTCACTTAGGGGCTAAATCCGGGGTGACCGGTTATATCAAACAGGCAGGAAGTTATTCCGGATTTCCTGCTGTACCGACTTCAGAATGGCAAAAGACCATGGTTCGCATGAAAGGGCTGAATAAAATGGCTCAGAAAGTGAAGCGGTTGGAAAGCGAATTAGAAGAAATAAAATCACAATTGGAAAATAATTAA